A single genomic interval of Spirosoma linguale DSM 74 harbors:
- a CDS encoding TPR repeat-containing protein (PFAM: TPR repeat-containing protein~SMART: Tetratricopeptide repeat~KEGG: hypothetical protein), which translates to MSHSPVNSSLVLPRVTPTFCRKHVCLIALLLAATVVGAQPVINETEHLTQQHPDSTYRLLKSRLDRAMSGPNPLATGDYLQQIGVLLYHQGSYVQAIDYLLQAQKIFRTAEDGNRLAQNRNELGTVYYYNEQVNQALTQFNEALAFYLKTRNPAGLARTYANIGHIYEKKKDIERAFSYQKLALHNSQLANDSESLTKIYENLGSIFEDEARYDSAFVYYQKALTLSRQNGDEVGQIEIINNLGDVFRKTGRYQQGMALSREALQRARQQGERYQLSAALRDIAKTFKLLNQPDSAYSYIEQSRDLTDEIYAAANNRQITLLQTLYDVERKDSEIAQLNAQKRIDLIILSASGMVLLLIGVLGVVMISRQRLKIRNERAANQQNQQIYRTQHELMQVALKNKQLQEENLKGQLELKSKELTTHTLQIIQKNQVLEELKHDLTVVLKDEKRDQKKQLRALVDKISLSFNQDKYWADFRTIFDQVHPAFFQQLTQRFPELTATDMRLVALLKMNISSADIATLLGISTDSLRVTRYRLRKKIGLSEGESLSAFIHSFPVQSQLSPENKLISVP; encoded by the coding sequence ATGAGCCACTCTCCAGTCAATAGCTCGCTCGTTCTTCCACGAGTTACGCCGACCTTTTGCCGGAAGCACGTTTGTCTAATTGCGTTGCTCCTGGCTGCTACCGTGGTCGGTGCTCAGCCTGTTATCAACGAAACGGAACACCTGACCCAGCAACACCCCGACTCGACGTATCGACTCCTCAAAAGCCGACTGGACCGCGCCATGAGTGGCCCCAATCCATTGGCAACCGGCGACTATCTACAACAAATAGGCGTATTACTGTATCATCAGGGCAGCTACGTACAGGCCATCGACTACCTGCTTCAGGCTCAGAAGATTTTTCGTACTGCCGAAGATGGAAACCGGCTCGCCCAAAACCGCAATGAACTCGGCACCGTTTATTATTATAATGAACAGGTCAACCAGGCATTAACGCAATTCAACGAGGCACTTGCTTTTTACCTGAAAACCCGAAACCCCGCTGGACTAGCCCGGACTTACGCCAACATTGGCCATATCTACGAGAAAAAGAAGGACATTGAACGTGCGTTTTCTTACCAGAAACTCGCGCTGCATAACAGCCAGCTGGCAAACGATTCGGAAAGCCTGACAAAAATTTACGAGAACCTGGGAAGCATTTTCGAGGATGAAGCCCGGTACGATTCTGCTTTTGTCTACTATCAAAAAGCCCTGACCCTCTCCCGACAAAACGGCGATGAAGTGGGTCAAATTGAAATTATCAATAACCTTGGCGACGTTTTCCGGAAAACGGGCCGCTACCAGCAGGGCATGGCACTTTCCCGGGAAGCTCTCCAGCGAGCCCGGCAGCAGGGAGAACGCTATCAGCTGAGTGCAGCTCTTCGTGATATTGCCAAAACGTTCAAGCTCCTTAACCAACCCGACAGCGCGTACAGCTACATCGAGCAAAGTCGGGATTTGACCGACGAAATCTACGCAGCCGCCAACAACCGGCAAATTACCCTACTTCAAACCTTGTATGATGTGGAGCGTAAAGACAGCGAAATCGCTCAACTCAATGCACAAAAACGGATTGACCTTATCATACTATCGGCCAGTGGTATGGTGCTGTTGCTGATCGGCGTTTTGGGCGTGGTAATGATCAGTCGGCAACGGCTCAAAATAAGAAACGAGCGGGCCGCTAATCAGCAAAATCAGCAGATTTACCGAACACAGCATGAACTAATGCAGGTGGCTCTTAAAAACAAGCAACTGCAGGAAGAAAACCTGAAAGGACAGCTTGAGCTGAAAAGTAAAGAGCTAACAACCCACACATTACAGATTATCCAGAAAAACCAGGTCCTGGAAGAATTAAAACATGACCTGACCGTCGTTCTGAAAGATGAAAAACGGGATCAGAAAAAGCAACTGCGGGCATTGGTCGATAAGATAAGTCTTAGCTTTAACCAGGATAAATACTGGGCTGATTTCCGAACTATATTCGATCAGGTGCACCCGGCCTTTTTTCAGCAGCTAACCCAGCGTTTTCCGGAGTTGACCGCCACCGACATGCGGTTGGTTGCCTTACTGAAAATGAACATCAGCTCCGCCGATATAGCTACCTTACTCGGTATCTCGACCGATAGCCTGCGGGTGACGCGCTACCGGCTGCGTAAAAAAATCGGGCTATCGGAAGGTGAATCCCTATCGGCCTTCATTCACAGCTTTCCGGTACAAAGCCAGCTTTCGCCCGAAAACAAGCTAATTTCAGTGCCTTAA
- a CDS encoding TonB-dependent receptor plug (PFAM: TonB-dependent receptor plug; TonB-dependent receptor~KEGG: amc:MADE_02398 putative TonB-dependent receptor) yields MNRLLLLLLICLLTVIDTLAGTIRGRVIDATTGQTVIGATVQIENTNYATVSGLDGSFLIKSIPAGSYKIRISYVSYQTLSRNVVLTTNDETVTIDLPLETETSREITEVTVKAKREGSSDLTARDLERNALQVTNIVSGRTIELSPDLTVANVIQRVSGISIERNSNGDGQYAILRGMDKRYNYTLVNGVKIPSPDNRYRYVPLDIFPSELLDRLEVYKALTPSMEGDAIGGAINMVMKDAPDRPTVLANLATGYSELFMNRPFVRFDAAQINSKSPYEQFGNQYSTKFSDFGKGSSTYTTQSPPPNLIGSFAIGNRFLDRRFGIMLAGSLQNTYRGSNSLFFNGDVVDTLRGITLNKQSERQYSELQTRYGLHAKMDFRVNRDGGPENNKIQWFNALISLTNQQIRETKSTELGIGGFDPALGNATLGFETRSRLTKQKIYTSTLQGTHQLTPIFGVTWSAVYSLATNEVPDQTNISLLGIRTNFVETRTTVQDGARRWEHNSDTDLAGYLNLNLKTTLAGIDVEWMAGGLFRDKQRTNFYNNYTIRPANPFAKYGVDFTSYNQIVYSVQNPLGSVASALNYDATEKTTSGYLQFRTTDQPLEVTGGVRIEHTDQGYAMKFPIGEDQPTGSQIYTDVLPSLHFRYRPNERTNWRLSYFRSLNRPGFFEIVPYRIVNEEYQERGNPNLKRALANNVDLRYEFFPRPLEQFMVGAFYKGIQDPIEYTLQKDAIRGQDLYYGPGNFGNATNVGLELDAIKYFRQWGIKANYTYTNSSITTPKSKRIRNAQGDLQTITVNQTRSLYGQSAHVANLSLLYKNSEHGLDGQLAASYTGRRINTVSQFVDNDLYQKAFIQMDASVEKRLGKASAGKSSSGFLLFIKANNLLNTPTEIFINNQSSRNSDVPNQDVSGKTLIRRDFYQRSYVLGVRYKL; encoded by the coding sequence ATGAACCGACTTCTTCTACTCCTCCTCATTTGCCTTCTCACTGTCATTGACACCCTTGCCGGAACAATCCGTGGACGGGTCATTGATGCAACCACTGGCCAAACCGTTATTGGGGCTACGGTACAAATTGAAAACACAAACTACGCTACGGTTTCGGGGCTCGATGGCTCGTTCCTTATCAAAAGTATTCCCGCTGGGTCCTATAAAATTCGAATAAGCTATGTGTCTTACCAGACACTCTCCCGTAATGTTGTTCTGACAACTAACGACGAGACGGTAACGATTGACTTGCCCCTCGAAACGGAAACCAGCCGGGAGATTACCGAAGTGACCGTAAAAGCAAAGCGAGAGGGGTCAAGTGACCTGACCGCCCGCGACCTCGAACGGAATGCGCTACAGGTTACCAACATCGTTTCGGGACGGACCATCGAACTATCGCCCGACTTGACGGTCGCCAATGTCATTCAACGCGTATCCGGTATTTCGATTGAGCGGAACAGCAATGGCGATGGGCAGTATGCCATTCTGCGGGGTATGGACAAACGCTACAATTACACGCTCGTTAACGGAGTTAAAATTCCAAGCCCCGACAATCGCTACCGGTACGTACCACTCGATATTTTCCCGTCCGAACTCCTCGACCGGCTGGAAGTGTACAAGGCCCTGACCCCGAGTATGGAAGGCGACGCCATTGGCGGAGCTATCAACATGGTCATGAAAGACGCGCCGGATCGCCCTACGGTTCTGGCCAATCTGGCTACGGGTTATAGTGAGCTGTTCATGAACCGGCCGTTTGTTCGTTTCGATGCAGCACAAATCAACAGCAAGTCGCCCTATGAGCAGTTTGGTAATCAATACAGCACCAAATTTTCGGACTTCGGCAAAGGCTCATCCACTTATACTACCCAAAGTCCACCGCCCAACCTGATTGGTAGCTTCGCCATTGGTAACCGCTTCCTCGACCGCCGTTTCGGTATCATGCTGGCGGGTAGTCTGCAAAACACGTACCGGGGCAGCAACAGCCTGTTTTTCAATGGCGATGTAGTTGATACACTGCGCGGCATTACCCTCAACAAGCAAAGTGAGCGGCAGTATTCGGAGTTGCAAACGCGGTATGGCCTGCACGCTAAAATGGACTTCCGCGTCAACCGCGACGGCGGACCGGAAAACAATAAAATCCAGTGGTTCAACGCCCTGATCAGCCTGACCAACCAGCAGATACGGGAAACGAAATCGACGGAACTGGGGATCGGTGGCTTCGACCCGGCACTCGGTAACGCAACCCTAGGCTTTGAAACCCGCTCCCGACTTACGAAACAGAAAATTTATACCAGCACCCTTCAGGGTACACATCAGCTGACGCCCATTTTTGGCGTAACCTGGTCGGCGGTTTATTCGCTGGCTACCAATGAAGTACCCGATCAAACGAACATCTCTCTGCTGGGTATCCGCACCAATTTTGTGGAGACCCGAACAACCGTTCAGGATGGAGCCCGCCGATGGGAGCATAACTCGGATACTGATCTGGCCGGATACCTGAATCTGAACCTGAAAACAACCCTGGCCGGTATTGACGTTGAGTGGATGGCAGGTGGACTTTTCCGGGATAAGCAGCGTACTAATTTTTACAATAACTACACCATTCGGCCAGCGAATCCCTTTGCCAAATACGGTGTCGACTTCACCAGCTATAACCAGATCGTTTATTCCGTGCAGAATCCACTGGGTTCGGTAGCTTCGGCGCTCAACTACGACGCCACTGAAAAGACCACCTCGGGCTATCTGCAATTTCGCACGACCGACCAGCCGCTCGAAGTAACCGGCGGGGTTCGTATCGAGCATACCGATCAGGGCTACGCCATGAAATTCCCGATTGGGGAAGACCAGCCCACCGGCAGCCAGATTTACACCGATGTTTTACCGAGCCTGCACTTCCGGTACCGTCCCAACGAACGCACGAACTGGCGGTTGTCGTACTTCCGGTCGCTGAACCGGCCTGGCTTCTTTGAAATCGTACCGTACCGAATCGTCAACGAAGAATACCAGGAACGCGGCAACCCCAATCTGAAACGTGCCCTCGCCAATAACGTCGACCTGCGGTACGAGTTTTTCCCCCGACCGCTGGAGCAGTTCATGGTGGGCGCGTTTTACAAAGGTATTCAGGACCCCATTGAGTACACGCTCCAGAAAGACGCCATTCGTGGTCAGGATCTGTATTATGGACCGGGTAACTTCGGCAATGCAACCAACGTTGGTCTCGAACTCGATGCCATCAAATACTTCCGGCAGTGGGGTATCAAGGCGAATTATACCTACACGAATTCGAGCATCACAACGCCCAAATCGAAGCGAATCAGAAACGCACAGGGCGATTTGCAAACGATCACCGTTAATCAGACCCGATCGCTCTATGGCCAGTCGGCGCACGTAGCCAACCTCTCTTTGCTCTACAAAAACAGCGAACACGGGCTGGATGGCCAACTCGCGGCCAGTTATACCGGCCGTCGTATCAATACAGTATCACAGTTTGTCGACAACGATCTGTACCAGAAAGCTTTTATCCAGATGGATGCCTCAGTCGAAAAACGGCTGGGCAAAGCCAGCGCAGGCAAGTCTTCATCGGGTTTCCTGCTGTTCATCAAAGCCAACAACCTGCTCAATACGCCCACGGAGATTTTCATCAACAACCAAAGTAGCCGGAATTCGGATGTGCCGAATCAGGATGTGTCGGGCAAGACGCTCATCCGACGTGATTTTTACCAGCGCTCGTATGTACTGGGCGTACGCTATAAACTATAA
- a CDS encoding hypothetical protein (KEGG: mxa:MXAN_5290 putative lipoprotein) translates to MKKVLILAAFSAALLAGCSKSTDTTTTVTPTPVPVVKEAVSGDVSGTWAKGSTYKITGHLQVPTSQSLVIEEGVNIVFSDSTVKPEMIVRGNLYVMGTSANPVKFTVPDAWKTTANQWGNLWGGIIAAPTCAEMLIDNAILEYGGAVTTESSPSVKAGLYKAAAGNHVPAVNYSNVNGKLVIVNSRLNNQNEDGFYVEGGKVIIANNKIYTQGVSGGDAINIKSGVQADVAFNLVYSPNTNALKLSNSGDRSPQAYIVAYNNTIVNAGWRRPTIKGGSIWIEVGVRADLYNNLLANDRFGVKRDPKNAEDPRSKVSNNLYYGYTQDGVTGFQPSPAPIPPSTLLPEILAGTNDVISKTVGDNDPKFVNYPLATESKNAVFNTAWDFRLQSGSPAIGKGTTSFTRLYADGLSFANGTLYKSPAPSTTIGAFGTN, encoded by the coding sequence ATGAAAAAAGTACTAATCCTGGCCGCGTTCTCGGCGGCATTGCTGGCGGGTTGCTCCAAAAGCACCGATACGACCACTACCGTTACGCCGACACCGGTTCCGGTGGTAAAAGAAGCGGTATCGGGCGATGTGTCCGGCACCTGGGCCAAAGGGAGTACCTACAAAATTACCGGGCATTTGCAGGTACCTACCAGCCAGTCGCTGGTGATTGAAGAAGGTGTAAACATCGTGTTCAGCGACTCGACCGTTAAGCCGGAGATGATCGTCCGGGGAAATCTTTACGTGATGGGCACATCGGCAAATCCAGTGAAATTTACGGTGCCCGATGCCTGGAAAACGACGGCCAACCAATGGGGTAATTTATGGGGTGGTATCATTGCCGCGCCAACCTGTGCTGAAATGCTGATCGACAACGCCATTCTTGAATACGGTGGTGCAGTAACCACCGAAAGCTCGCCCTCGGTGAAAGCTGGTCTTTATAAAGCAGCCGCCGGAAACCACGTACCTGCCGTCAACTACTCCAATGTGAACGGCAAGCTGGTAATTGTCAATAGCCGGTTGAACAACCAGAACGAAGATGGTTTCTATGTTGAAGGTGGTAAAGTGATCATCGCCAATAACAAAATCTACACACAGGGCGTATCGGGTGGCGATGCCATCAACATTAAATCGGGCGTCCAGGCCGATGTGGCCTTCAACCTGGTTTATAGCCCAAACACAAACGCGCTTAAACTCTCCAATTCCGGCGACCGGTCGCCACAAGCATACATTGTTGCCTATAACAACACAATTGTGAACGCGGGCTGGCGCCGACCAACGATCAAAGGCGGTTCGATCTGGATAGAAGTTGGTGTAAGGGCCGATTTGTATAACAACCTGCTGGCCAATGACCGGTTTGGGGTTAAGCGTGATCCTAAGAATGCCGAAGATCCTCGCTCGAAGGTCAGCAACAACCTGTACTACGGTTATACGCAGGATGGCGTTACGGGTTTCCAGCCTTCGCCTGCGCCAATCCCCCCCTCTACACTTTTACCTGAAATCCTGGCCGGCACCAACGACGTCATCAGCAAAACCGTTGGCGATAACGATCCGAAATTTGTGAACTATCCGCTTGCCACCGAGTCTAAAAATGCGGTGTTCAACACGGCCTGGGATTTCCGGCTACAGAGCGGTTCGCCAGCCATTGGCAAAGGCACCACAAGTTTCACCCGGCTCTATGCCGACGGGCTTTCCTTCGCGAATGGTACACTGTATAAATCGCCAGCCCCCTCAACAACCATTGGTGCCTTTGGAACCAACTAA
- a CDS encoding conserved hypothetical protein (KEGG: hypothetical protein), producing the protein MKHHLPLLFIFFFVSCQSTAQKVVQPVFITDTVRHDTDDPAIWINPADPAKSLVIGTDKDQDGGLYVFDLKGKIVREVHDLKRPDNVDVAYGLILGGKPTDIAVTTERFTHKLRIFSLPDMKPVDNGGLDMFVGDTGEGFRDLMGIAVYKNPKGILYAMVGRKSGPTDGSYIGQYQLEDDGVGQIKATLIRKFGQYSGKKEIESIAVDNELGFVYYSDEGVGVRKYYADPEKGSQELALFAKTGFAEDHEGISIYKTGPKTGFILVSDQGANQFHIFKREGEPGNPNEHKLVKIVKVAAQVSDGSDVTNVPLGKQFPHGLFVVMSEGKTFHYYRWEDIIK; encoded by the coding sequence ATGAAACACCACCTGCCGTTACTCTTTATCTTTTTTTTTGTTTCCTGCCAGTCAACAGCCCAGAAAGTTGTTCAGCCGGTTTTTATTACCGATACCGTCCGGCATGACACCGACGACCCCGCCATCTGGATTAACCCGGCCGATCCGGCCAAAAGTCTCGTTATTGGTACCGATAAGGACCAGGACGGCGGCTTGTATGTATTTGATCTGAAAGGTAAGATCGTGCGTGAGGTTCACGACCTTAAACGTCCCGATAATGTAGACGTGGCCTATGGGCTGATACTGGGCGGCAAACCAACCGATATTGCCGTTACTACCGAACGATTTACGCATAAGCTCCGAATATTCTCATTGCCCGACATGAAACCCGTCGACAACGGTGGCCTCGACATGTTTGTAGGCGATACCGGAGAAGGGTTCCGGGATTTGATGGGCATTGCGGTCTATAAAAACCCAAAAGGCATTCTCTATGCCATGGTAGGCCGTAAATCCGGCCCGACAGACGGCTCATACATTGGCCAGTATCAACTCGAAGACGATGGCGTCGGACAGATTAAGGCTACGCTGATCCGGAAGTTCGGTCAGTACAGTGGCAAAAAGGAAATCGAATCCATCGCCGTGGATAACGAATTAGGCTTTGTTTATTATTCCGACGAAGGCGTTGGTGTCCGGAAGTACTATGCTGACCCTGAAAAAGGGAGTCAGGAATTAGCACTTTTTGCAAAAACGGGCTTTGCTGAAGACCATGAGGGTATTTCTATCTACAAAACAGGCCCCAAAACTGGTTTTATCCTGGTGTCAGACCAGGGGGCCAATCAGTTTCACATCTTCAAACGCGAAGGGGAACCCGGCAACCCGAATGAGCACAAACTTGTCAAAATCGTTAAAGTAGCGGCCCAGGTAAGCGACGGCTCCGACGTAACGAACGTTCCTCTTGGCAAGCAGTTTCCCCACGGCCTGTTCGTGGTTATGTCAGAAGGCAAAACTTTCCACTACTACCGCTGGGAAGACATTATTAAATGA
- a CDS encoding metallophosphoesterase (PFAM: metallophosphoesterase~KEGG: gme:Gmet_2776 metallophosphoesterase), with translation MSDIETISLAPGRNVYFASDFHLGTPSIQKSLDRERAVVAWLDAIRHDADVIFLVGDVFDFWFEYKHTIPKGFIRLQGKLAELTDAGTRIILFTGNHDMWMNDYFTQELGIPVYRNPRRYDINGKQFFIGHGDGLGPGDFVYKRLKTVFESRLARGLFRWLHPDLGVGLAQAWSRRSRLSNQEKGEDHFLGEDREWLMQYCREVEAQRHHDYYIFGHRHLPLDLAVTPSSRYVNLGEWVFAKTYAVFNGSELSLKTWAVK, from the coding sequence ATGTCTGATATCGAAACCATTTCGCTTGCCCCTGGCCGTAACGTCTATTTTGCGTCCGATTTTCACCTCGGTACGCCGTCAATCCAGAAAAGCCTCGACCGTGAACGGGCCGTGGTGGCCTGGCTGGATGCCATCAGACACGATGCCGACGTGATTTTTCTGGTAGGTGATGTGTTTGATTTCTGGTTCGAATACAAGCACACTATCCCTAAAGGATTTATTCGGTTGCAAGGCAAACTGGCCGAACTTACCGATGCCGGTACGCGGATTATCCTCTTCACCGGCAATCACGACATGTGGATGAATGATTACTTTACGCAGGAGTTGGGCATACCCGTCTACCGAAACCCGCGCCGGTACGACATCAACGGCAAACAGTTTTTTATCGGCCACGGCGATGGCCTTGGTCCCGGCGATTTCGTTTATAAACGCCTGAAAACGGTGTTTGAGAGCAGGCTGGCCCGCGGGCTGTTCCGCTGGCTACACCCCGACCTGGGAGTTGGATTGGCTCAGGCGTGGTCGCGCCGGAGCCGACTGAGTAATCAGGAGAAAGGAGAGGATCATTTTCTGGGCGAAGACCGGGAATGGCTCATGCAGTACTGCCGTGAGGTGGAAGCCCAACGCCACCACGACTATTACATCTTTGGTCACCGACACCTGCCGCTCGATCTGGCCGTTACGCCGTCGAGTCGTTACGTAAACCTCGGCGAATGGGTATTCGCCAAAACCTACGCCGTATTCAACGGAAGCGAGTTAAGCCTGAAAACGTGGGCGGTAAAATGA
- a CDS encoding protein of unknown function DUF34 (PFAM: protein of unknown function DUF34~KEGG: ssn:SSON_1293 hypothetical protein) translates to MTKAVGGSLLLPAFSLHQPAPLEQQAFTVGQIMELILKTIPGAPFPKTVDTLKSGTSSQKVTGIVSTMFATVDVIEKAIAAGANFIIAHEPTFYNHADETDWLENSDVYRYKHNLLTKNGIALWRFHDYLHSHRPDGIQAGMLAALGWAKFASTQDVHVLTMPATPLSQLINHAKSKLDIKQLRVVGDPGQSCQRILFMPGASGGRSQITAIEKEKPDVIFCGETSEWETPEYVRDARRQGKKLSLVILGHIMSEAAGMEWVVSWLKPQLPGLPISYIPSGNEFTYL, encoded by the coding sequence GTGACAAAAGCAGTTGGGGGGTCTCTCCTTCTGCCGGCCTTTTCCCTACATCAGCCAGCCCCTCTTGAGCAGCAAGCGTTTACCGTTGGCCAGATTATGGAGTTAATTCTTAAAACGATTCCCGGCGCTCCCTTTCCCAAAACGGTTGATACGCTCAAATCAGGTACGTCGTCCCAAAAAGTGACGGGAATTGTTTCCACGATGTTCGCAACGGTCGATGTTATTGAGAAAGCGATTGCTGCCGGAGCAAACTTCATCATTGCTCACGAACCAACGTTTTACAACCATGCCGACGAAACGGACTGGCTTGAGAACAGCGACGTTTATCGCTACAAGCACAACTTACTGACAAAGAACGGGATTGCACTCTGGCGTTTTCACGATTACCTCCACTCGCACCGGCCCGATGGCATTCAGGCAGGTATGTTGGCAGCTCTGGGCTGGGCGAAATTTGCCAGTACCCAGGACGTACATGTGCTGACAATGCCCGCAACCCCGTTGAGTCAACTCATCAACCACGCAAAAAGTAAACTAGATATCAAACAGCTGCGGGTGGTGGGCGACCCAGGCCAATCCTGTCAGCGAATTTTATTCATGCCGGGTGCTTCGGGTGGCCGGAGCCAGATAACCGCAATTGAAAAGGAAAAACCAGACGTCATTTTTTGCGGAGAAACCAGTGAATGGGAAACACCCGAGTATGTCCGGGACGCCCGGCGTCAGGGCAAAAAATTATCTCTGGTTATTCTGGGCCACATCATGAGCGAAGCGGCCGGTATGGAGTGGGTCGTTTCCTGGCTAAAGCCCCAGTTGCCTGGGCTACCGATTTCGTACATACCCTCGGGTAACGAATTTACGTATCTGTAG
- a CDS encoding biotin synthase (KEGG: Os08g0540100; hypothetical protein ; K01012 biotin   synthetase~TIGRFAM: biotin synthase~PFAM: biotin and thiamin synthesis associated; Radical SAM domain protein~SMART: Elongator protein 3/MiaB/NifB) — protein MRTDWTRAEIAEIYNSPVLDLMYRAATVHRQYHDPQEVQVCTLLSVKTGGCPEDCAYCPQAARYHTAVKVHKLMEVDEVLTAAQRAKDTGSTRFCMGAAWREVRDNSDFDKVLDMVHGVNEMGLEVCCTLGMLTETQAQKLKDAGLYAYNHNLDTSEEFYGDIISTRTYDDRLDTLGHARKAGISVCSGGIIGMGESDQDRIGMLHTLATLPQHPESVPVNALVPVEGTPLEDQPRVSVWEMIRMIATARIIMPKAMVRLSAGRVRMNTEEQALCFLAGANSIFAGDKLLTTPNPDEDADQQLFQTLNIRPRKAFKDASQPAVVFEQIPV, from the coding sequence ATGCGTACCGATTGGACTCGCGCCGAAATCGCCGAAATCTATAACTCGCCCGTGCTGGACCTGATGTACCGGGCCGCCACTGTTCATCGTCAATATCATGACCCGCAGGAAGTACAGGTCTGCACCTTGCTGTCGGTTAAAACGGGTGGCTGCCCTGAAGACTGTGCCTATTGCCCGCAGGCTGCGCGGTATCATACCGCTGTGAAGGTACACAAGCTTATGGAGGTGGATGAGGTACTGACGGCTGCTCAACGCGCTAAAGATACCGGTAGTACCCGCTTTTGTATGGGTGCTGCCTGGCGCGAAGTGCGCGACAACAGCGACTTCGATAAAGTACTCGACATGGTACATGGCGTTAATGAAATGGGGCTCGAAGTGTGCTGTACCCTCGGTATGCTCACCGAAACCCAGGCGCAGAAACTGAAAGATGCTGGCCTGTACGCGTACAACCATAACCTCGATACCAGCGAAGAGTTCTATGGGGATATCATCAGCACCCGCACGTACGATGACCGGTTGGATACGCTGGGCCACGCCCGTAAAGCCGGTATATCGGTTTGCTCCGGCGGGATTATTGGTATGGGTGAGTCGGATCAGGATCGGATTGGTATGCTGCACACGCTGGCAACACTGCCGCAGCACCCCGAATCGGTGCCGGTCAATGCGCTGGTTCCGGTAGAAGGTACACCCCTGGAAGACCAGCCGAGGGTATCGGTCTGGGAAATGATCCGGATGATTGCTACGGCACGGATTATCATGCCGAAAGCGATGGTCCGACTGTCGGCAGGGCGGGTACGGATGAATACCGAAGAACAGGCCCTTTGTTTTCTGGCGGGTGCCAACTCCATCTTTGCCGGTGATAAGCTCCTGACTACGCCAAACCCGGACGAGGACGCCGATCAGCAATTATTCCAGACACTGAACATCCGTCCCCGGAAAGCCTTTAAAGACGCCAGTCAGCCTGCCGTTGTTTTTGAGCAAATACCCGTATAG